TATAAGCATGTTTCTCAAATTTAGCCAGATTGCTTGGAGTATTATGCTTAGCTCCCTGTGTTAAAGAGATCATCATGAGCAAttcaatattcttttttttaattttttgtataaaatgttaaTTGTACTATGAAAACATTGTAACTAAGAATATTGAATTAAAGGTAAAAGAGAGACTGGAAAATAGTCACAAACTAAATTTTGGAGAAAAACCTCCAGGGAAAAAAATgggtaaatatttacaaaaatattatataaaaataatataataaaatatacaatttaaataaaaaaatgtgagtaCTGCATGCATAAttaaagtgtgtgtctgtgtatctgtaTACCATCTATTTTTGCattcattatttaattgtaaCCTAAAAAAAGCACAATCATTTCTTTTTCCGACCCACAGTTATAAAGCGGAGCTCTACTGCTTTGCAAAGGCTtgaaatacacataaatatgCATCGTGATGGGTGATCTATATATCATTCATTTTAAGAGCAATATACAGAATAAATTTACGTTTATGGCAGACATTTGGGATAGTAAATACTGCACAGCTATTTCTCATATAATACGGTGTTCTTTTGATAGttggtattatttatataaagcaATTCACAGCGGCCTGGTATATGAATAATGTTAAGTATGTAAGGCCAAAAACACCAGTTTAAACCCTTATAACCATTTGCAGATACCTTGTGAATCCAGTTTGTCCCTCTGCATATTGCTCTACAGACTGACATCGACTTCATGAGTGTGGTCTGTGTTGCAAGTATACAAACTGTATTGCTGTATCCCAGACCTGGAGGGTCACAAACAGTCCAGTAGTAGATTTTCAATATCACATTATTCCGCAACCATCACGCATGTGCTAGCATTTGAGATGTTTCTTATTGGACATGTCGTTCCATATTCTCAGGATCTCCTCTGGTGAGATCTGATGTACAGTTAACACTTTTCGGTAGCGGCAGAGACTGTAGGACATTTTCCAGTGATTGAATCCACCGTTCTGAAAAGGGCGGATGCCAAGTTTCCGCAGGCACAGTCCCACGTACACATCCTCCAGATGTAGGAGTCTTGTATGGAGGGAGGTCTTATAAATCAGCTCAGCAATGTCTCCAGAGAAGACGTATCCAGTGCCAGAGCAAAAGGGTGGGTACCTGCTATCAGGGTAGAGATCTCTGGACATGAACCACTTGCTGCGAACGTCTCGTATGGGTCCTCCGTTTATCACGTGACCAGTGAAAAAGCGTCGCCTTGGTTTGGCGTTGGGTCTCAGAAGGTTAAACACTAAATTGTCCATGTTGACAAATATATCACTGTCTGTTTTCATGATGTATTGTGCATTTGGGCAGAATGAGGTCACCCATCGCATGCCCATGAGAGTCTTTAGGGTCAAATTGTGGTAGGAATCCACAAAGTCCTCGACTAGGATGTCATGGAAGATCTGGCTCTCTTGTTCCACCATCTGGTTGAGGACCGGTTCAGTGTTGTACCCAAGAAGAAACAGCGTCAAAATTTTAATGTCGCCGAACGTGTTCTCATCTCCCCACGTCTCGCGGATCGCCTGGCGGGCGTCAAACTCCTTGTGGTTGGTGCTTATGAGGAGGACAAGAAAGGGCGTTGTGCTTTTGCATTTGTTGGGCTCGTTTATGAGGAACTTGAAATCGTGTGGGTTCAGAGTACGTGTGCGGATATTGCTGAACGTGTCGTTCTTTGAGAGCCTTGGAAGCGGTTTGCGAGGAGTGAAGTTCATCTGACCCACATAGGCGGTTGAGGGCCGAGAGCCACTGAGATACCACAGTGCACTGGCCCAGCAAACCACAGTCAGCAAATACAAGCATGACACCTTGGATGGCATGTCGTCAGTGGCTggatcacctgtcaatcacacGCATTCAGCCCACGGGGCCAATCACGTGTAGTTATTTGGAATACATTGTTCAATTGAGCATAACCCTTCCATCTTTTGATGTCAGTGCTGGTTTAGTTTAGTGTAGTAGCattctttaaacaaaaacattacttAGCATATCCCTCATGGACCAAATGCCACCAATCATTtctatttaaatagtaatatccTCTTTCGCATGCAGTTACAGAAAAAGGACTGTTTCTCTTTAATCATATTCGCATTCTAGAACAGTAGTTCTCAAACAGGGCATGAGACCCACTAGGGCCCTCAGAaaacttctgagaaaaaaagaaaagaggccGCAGGATGACttaaaataattcagtttaatatatgattatttatttaactgatattaatcatattattaatgaattcaaactttattaaaatgcttgaaatacataaaatgaggaaatcatatttatttttactatttctgCTACTTTCCCAATTTAGgtttataaaagattaaaaacaagcaaTCTTTTTCATAATTATAGCAGAAATACTAGCCAAAATATCCTAGCTTAGGCACCTTTGGGCTTTTGAGTAAAAATAGCTGAGAACCTCCGTTCTAGATGTTTCTGGAAGCTTCTACACTCTTCTGATTGTGCTGAGATTTGCATCCACTTTCCAGTGATTGACATATTGCTATCGCTGTGGGTCATCACTGCATTGCGTCTGATCtgacatcattaaaaaaatatatagggtGGAGTGGACAGAGATGCTCCTCGGTTCAGGTTCTGCAGAATGTCTTTGTGTGTAGGTCACAGAAAGCCGAGATGTGCTCTTTGCATATGAGGGGTGTTTGTTTTCTTCCCAGATCTCACTTTTAGGCTGTATGCGAACCTAAAATAGAAAAACACAGATGTGAATGTTTCTAAATGTTGTGTGTACTCTAAAACACACATATGCTCTACTGATATCACATGATCATCCTTCTATATTTATCCCTCTCAGTGTGTTGGGTTCTCCAGTTACCTTATTGCATCAGAATGATTAGATTATGATTACAGGTGGGAATGTAAACTAAAGGCAGACCTGGTGAAAATATCTATATGTCTCTATTATAAAATAGCACTTCAGCAGAATATTTGCACCTGAAGACAAAAGATGACAAACAAATATCAGCAGCAATTGTCTGGGAAGTATTCCAACACCGGAGCCAGAGGCGATTTGTGACGACCTCGGCTCCCTCAGAACTTCACGTGGGAGAGAAAAGTGACTCACTCCTTTTTTCTGGCCTGTTGATTTTGTTTCTATGAACCTCTATTAACCTTAGATCCAAGAGTAAGTCAGTATAAAGCATCTTCAACACATAACAGACCAGGCATAATTTGCCACACCAATGTTATTtgaacatgatttatttatttatttatttttatatttaatattttcaggttttaTAGAGTGGGACACAATTGGTTATTAGGTGCAATTAGCAGTGAAAAAGAACTCAATGCAGTGCTTGCACTGACTGACACAGCCGAAACACACGCACTGAAAACCCCTATCTCGACAGCACACGATCGAGAGAACAGATCTCTTTCGTGTTTCATTGTGCTTGAATGGTCAAATACGCACACAGTTATGTCATAATACCCATAACGTGGAGTATTCAAGTAGGCAcagttctattttaaataaatgtaaaacatttaggTGAAAACCAGATGAGTTTCAGTATATTTTGGATCCGTGCAGTCAGTCTTAAAGGGACAGGAGCCTTAATTACctcctgctgtctgtcattaTTAATGTTAATCATGTTTGATtgatacagtgaagactatgcagtatTTTTTAATACACTTTATTAAATCTGTCTAATATTTCttactacatttaaaataaaccaaaactaCTGTagctaaataaagtaaaattgtatttaatactTATTTGTTAGGTTCAgcttgtaattaattaattttattaacaataaaataaaaatagctatatCACCGTACATATTGTTATAGTGAAATAACATTTCTCATACCGTgaaataagattttggtcatattgcCATCCCTAGGTGTATCAAATGTAAATAgcaaaatagcagaggaccttaggggagagagagggaggagagagaTTGGTTAAGATAGAGAATGATGGGGTTTTGtccctaaaaaaaataaagctaatcaAGAGTCTCTACTAAACAAACATAATCTATTCTCTTATCTATCTTGATTCCCCCTTCTTTGCATCAGATCAACACCAGCctccttttcctttcctttcctttaaaAAGCTCAGATACATGCAAATACTGCAAATGTCACAGTATGGAAGCTAAATAACAACCTCTGGAGTGATAAAGCTGATTTAGTTAGCCTGTATTTTTGTTCCCCGTGGAataaaggtttgtgtgtgtgtgtgtgtgtgtgtttaatagatGATCACACATGTGACATGCACACCTTTAAACTTTCACTCTTTTCAGTTTTGTCAGTCACAATTATATGCAACCTCCATCTTGATGTTCCAGTCTTTTGTTGGGCGATTATGTTTCCAAGGGATGgcaccattttctttttttgaaatacAGCATCTGGCTTCAGATGCTATGGGATACTCTGCTGTTGCCGTGGGGCACGCAGTCAAACAGTTCTGAGTGCAGTGATTAACCTTCAGCATTTTACTTAGCCAAAACGAAGTAGAGCATCACCTCTgttaatgtgtgcatgtgtgtgtctctttgcatatgcaaaaaaaaaaaaaaaacctatccataGCATTTTCATAGCTTAATACCacaatatgtgtgcatatatatatatatatatatatatatatatatatatatatatatatatatatatatatatatatatacatacacacacacacaatatatatatatatatatatatatatatatgggtgtgtatatatgtgtgtatatacacacacacacacacaatgtatatgagtgtatatatatatatatatatatatatatatatatatatagtgtatatataaatgaaatacagtataaacattaaaacaactcAGTCATGGTCAGTATCGTCTagctctcttctctttctctgacTCAATCTGTAATGAATAAAGTAAATGATGTCTACCAGAGTCTAAACCATATTTCTTGGTTCAATGGCTGCATATTTGTCAAGAGCATGATTGTGTTTTCTAACGCAAGTCTTTCTGTGATTTACTGATCAATATTCAGATGGCTGGAACGGCTTCTTTCACTAATGATAAATCTTGCGGCAGTGTGTGCATGCATGATCCTTCCTAGCACTGGATTTAAAATACCAaacagtaaaataagtaaaattatataattacataaatgaaACCCTTAAAAGTCTAAACCCTTTCAAATTCAGCTGTTTCAAATCAAAAAGATGTTCTTTCCAGGATTATTCAATTAAGTTGATGAGTTTCAATTGATGTGCCACAGGATGTTTAATAGTAATGGAGGTGTACAGTCATGGCATCTGTTTGTAGTCCAAACCTGGAAGGCTAATATTCCATGGAATTTCCAGTGGGATTTTGGAATGACTGTTGTCCATTACAGTACGTATAGACGCAGTCATCCTTAAAAATGTGAATCTGAATGCAGCTAACAAGCTGTCATATAAGGACTGCTACATAAGTTTCAGAAACTTTTAAGACTCCTTCAAATTGTTTTACAAAAAGTTTAATGACACGTACACAAATTAAATACCAAAGATAACCTTTATGTATATGTGGTATTGCAAACAATAttgattattaacattatttaatgtttctGGAAACAATTATGTCTGTACAATGACATATTTTGGGGTAATTCATAATGAAAAATGAATTGTAGTAACTACACTTAAAGCAGCTAAATTAATTATTCTGAATTGTATTGTCTTTTTAATACTATTGCCATAAACTGTGAATTACTACTTTGCATCCTGTTCTCCACATAATTTTAAATTCAGCCTAAATTCTAACTTATTTATATTGAAAAGGAACTCAGTTCAGTTTCCAAATTATCTGGTTCTTGCACGACAAATAAAGCTACAGTATACCAAAATAACAATCagttatgaatatgaataaactCTATCAATAACTGCTGACAcatttatgtgtttatatatagttatcatgtttttaaaaggaCTTCTCATAAAACAGGAGTCAAATACAAAGTGTTTACTGGGGGTTTTGAACCCTGTATGTTTAGCATATTAGATAATACACAATGACCTCAGAGAATATAGAATGGAAATGAATCCATTAGCCCCAAAGTCAATTAGTTTGAATCCCACATTCACATTTCCACAAAGCTCAAGTTTATCAAAGATATAATAGGTATAACAAAGACAAACGTTTTAAGGTCAGAAACGGTTTCATTCTGTctcaataatatttaaatgtcttcTACATTTATGGTAGACTGGTTGGATTCTGTCTAATAAACGCTTTATATATAAAccagatactatttaaatatttatgtgaatAAGAAATGcttaaacaagaaaatgtgattgGTATGCAAGTGGGTTTGTTCTTCCTCAGCTCTGAGAGAAGCTGCTTacacagaaatcacacacacacacacactaataaaaTGACATTATATTACCAGCACTGCGGTAAACTCATTCAGGGCAAAGAAATATGCATATGTGGTGCTGTAATTTTAAAGTACCACTCTCAATAATGCATGAATCACACTGTTCTATAAACATGCAGTCATACAAGACATACAATTTATATCAGGGTCTCAGGGTGAGGCCCATGCGCTATTAAAGGTCATAACTATTTAATGGGAAAGTCAACATTAAGGCATGATCTTGCATACCTTCTGAAATGTCATATCATGTGTTGGATCACATGGACAAGAGAGCTTAAAACACAATACAACTTTAAAGTACCCTCAAAAGTTTCCTGATTATGCAGGATGGTGTAATTGCTAGCTCAGCAGAATTAATTTACAAAAGAACATAATCAAAAGCACGTCAATCATCCaaatcatggccaaaaatatagcTGACACAGGGAGCCAATAGCCTCTTGAAAGAATAATCTCTCTCCACAAGACAAAAAGTAGCAGACTGACAGAGGTCAGTCTTCTTTCAAAATGCATTACACATAGCAGTAGTAGTACTGATATCAAAAAGCTCCAAATCAAGTACTTTGCATCAAATTTGTCTTTATGATTACAATGACAATGTGTTGCCAGTGGGGCCTGACTTTATTGTCAAAACACTGGAAACATTCTTTCTGGTTTGGACTGACATTGATGGACTTTCCCAttttgagtaaactatccctttcATCAAAAACCAAAACTTTTTTTACAAGGTTAAATCATATGTTCCTGTAGATGGAATCTGAAGCAAGACAATGATTTTTAAGGTTTAAAACAATGTTTAGAGAACATGAAGACGAAGAATGTAATACACTGGATTTAAACAAGTCAAACGCGGCCTATAGTTGTCATTCATGAGAAGGTATTGCCATTTCCATTTAACAAGTCAACAAAGATCCAGTCTAACCAAAAATTTAGAAATAACCAGTAAAATTGTAATAGGTACCAGCAACAACTGCTTACTACCAGTGACAATGGAATAAATATTTTCTGCTATAGAGACAGTGACTAGCAAAGGAATAAGTAgctttgtatttaattaattactaCCAGTAACTAATGAATAGAGCTACCAGTGTAAAAGAAATACTAGTCTCTTGAAACTGAATCCCAATGAATTAACAATAACGTTTTTcaaagaaacaaatgtaaaaaacgcCCTGGTTGAacttcatattataatatttattggcTATCACAGTGTTTATGTTTTACAATATTTACGGATGAAAGCGGATGTATGCTCGTCTCCTGGCAATAGATCCAAAATATACGCAAAGAATGCTATATGCATCGCTCCTTTTACCCCAAAACCCGAACATAGCATCACATGACTCTTTGTGGCGCTGCTCGTGTCGCCTCAAATAACAGGACGCTCAACAAACGCAGATGGTCGACATACGCGGCAAACGAGAACGAGGCAAAGCCTTGTGAACATACCTTTTCGGTCAGATTATCTGCACTGATGAAATCCTGCCAGTTTTCTTCAGAGCACAGTGCGAAAGGACGTCGTCGTAGTGAACGAGCGGTTGCGAGGTGGTGCGCTTACTGCGCTGCAGCGGGTTATAGAGAGCTGTCCAATCAGCAGCCCGCCCGCAGAAGGCGAATCAGTGCTAGCCTACCCCTTAAACCAACCTAACCTTCTCTCTCCACTTTCGTACTGCAACCTCTTTCTGCAAAGCACAGGTCAAGATTACGCCTGCTTTTGATAAGGCAAGGTTGATAACTGCATTCATTTCACTGTAAACTGTAAAATAGGCTacctataacaaataaaaatatcgaGATAGGctactttatataaaatatatacgtTTTATAACTGTTCTAACTATTAGATTGTAGCTTATATAAATGCATTCTATAAAACTATCCTTATCTATATTAAGAAGGCTTGTGATATAACCGGCCATTCACTAAGGCCCCTTTAAAATCAATTCTGACTTATTCTACGCTTGCAGCCCGATCgatatttgttttgtaatgttccCAGAGAGGATACAAGCTTTATTTTTTCTACTAAAGAAGTACATGCTGTTGATTAAACTTGATGTCTCCACACATTCCCAAATTACCATAGCAGACACAGGTAAATAGCTAATTTCAGCGTAGTTGTGTCGATAGTAGCCTACAGGGTTCACAATAGCACAGTGGCTATTGCTGATGTTCAATGAattgtgattgattgattggtctTGATTCTGATCTGCATCATCTGCCATTTTTACAACGTTAGTGTGAGGGAGTAATCCCATTACTCATCACAAATGTATTAGAGTACATATACTTATTCAAAAACAAAGTAGCCAAAAAGATATTCAAGTACAATGACTAATTACGTTTACTCAAACACTTTAAACCACCGAAACCTTGCAACAGTAACTAATGATGActaattataaagtgttatctgAAAAAATTCGCTTCAGCATTTTGATCTAGTTGACCACTGAATTATGGGTTAGCTTTCAACTCATTTACAAATTAATTTTGcataatgtttttttggctatacATGGATCGTATATTTATAAAGACAGAACATGATGCTGATGAAACACAAAAGATAATACTCATTATTCcagaaacatgtttttattaattgtcAATGTAGTAGCAGTATAATAGAAACAGTCATTCTAACCAACTTAAGACAGTCAATCTGTCGAAAATTCtatcaaacaaaaacagaaatcatAACCCCCTATGCATGatcaataaagaaattaaaagaatATCTGCAAACAGGCATTGGAAAACAGACACAGGCAAAGATACATGAATTCTGAATTAAATGTttacagcaaaaaagaaaaaacacaattttCGTATTTCCCCAATTTATCTTGCACGCCAGGtgctttaaataaagctttttaaAAGGTTCAGGTTGTGGTTAAATGTGCTGTCTGCAGCAAGCTGagtataaaatacaatatgagCATGCTAACATTAATCTCTCCATGAACAGAGCTTTGATACTGCTCTAAAGGATGTTAACAGAAGCTTTGATTGTGTATAAATTAGTGTATGGCAGATTAAATTgtgttaattataatttttttcttcaatcATCATCATAATATCGGTTCTGTTTAATTTGATCCTCTGCGGACAAGAAGTCATTTTCATGCTGCCAGAGGCTGCTGGCTTCACTCAGCAGCCCAGCATCTTTGGTGTCATTTTTATCGAGTGGATTCTTCCTCATTTCTGCCTCAGTGTTTTGGCCCATCTCCCCTGTTGATTCTATTCCAAAATCCAAAAGCTCATCCAACTGAGATGAAGCTGATTCTTTGCTATAAATGTCATCCTTAAATTCAGGAAACAAATTCGAATTGTCATCAAAACCTGCACATGTGTCATCTAGGAAACATGAGGCACTAACATTTGGGTTGTCATCTGTCTCAGTACAAACCAATGTTTTGGTAGTGGGCTGTTCTTTTTCTGACTCTTTAATGTCATGTGAGTTTTTGGCACGTGATAAGACAGAGCTGTCTCCTTGAAGTTGTTGGAAAATGTCAGAATCTCTCATCACACTgttgatttcttttttaaatggatCCTGAGCAGTAAGTGGCCCTGAAGAGAAGTCCAGCAGCTTTGGTTCttctttaatttcattcattcctGTCAAACTAGCCTTGTTGTGCAATATTAGGTTACtgctgttattattgttgtttgccCTACCATTGGCTGTTTGGCCATTTGGTATTTCACCATCTATCACTGTTTCCTCTTCTCCCTCATTTACTTCACTTTGCAGTTTTTCACTTTCCTTAGTACCATTTTCATCCGTATTATTTGCATTGACACTCTCCTCATCAATCTTAGATCCTTCTACAGCTGCATTCTCTAACTCATCCTCTTTTTGACAATATATCTCACTTCCTTCTTTTGTCTCGGTTGCTTGAGTTGTCTCATTATTTCTCTGCTCTGTGGTCTGCTGGCTTTTGCTGGAGGGCTCAATGGCTTTGCCTACTTCACTGGCGTCCTGTCCCTCCTCAGCTGTTTCAGGTTCTGGTGCTGGTTGCTCTGTCTCTTGAGTTATTTTAGCGTCTGTAGATGATTTTTCTGGCATATTTATGGGTGACATAAGCCCTCCACCATTTTCTATGGGGACGTTTTCTGCCGAGTTTCCACTTGTAATTGCAGTTTGCCTCTTATTTACTGCTGGTTCATTATTTTCTTTACCCGAGAGTTCTGATTCAACTTGAGGGGGCCAGGCAGGTTTGACTACCTTTATTTCATCCTCCAAATTAAACAACTTTTTTGGAGAATCGCTGAGGGGTGGCCATACCACTGCCATTTTATTTGCTGGCTTCTTAATTTCATCATTCATCTTTCCTTGAATCATCCTCTCTATGGTCTTGGGGTAATTTTCTTGTGGGCTCTGAGTTACTTTGACATTAAAATCAACAAGAGGGTTGTTTTTTGTGTAAGTTGTCTCTGACGAGTTGTTCAGATTCTTTGTACTCCAAAGTTCTTTGTGGGGCCTTTCTCCAAATCCTTC
This genomic window from Carassius gibelio isolate Cgi1373 ecotype wild population from Czech Republic chromosome A6, carGib1.2-hapl.c, whole genome shotgun sequence contains:
- the LOC128016179 gene encoding beta-1,3-galactosyltransferase 1, yielding MPSKVSCLYLLTVVCWASALWYLSGSRPSTAYVGQMNFTPRKPLPRLSKNDTFSNIRTRTLNPHDFKFLINEPNKCKSTTPFLVLLISTNHKEFDARQAIRETWGDENTFGDIKILTLFLLGYNTEPVLNQMVEQESQIFHDILVEDFVDSYHNLTLKTLMGMRWVTSFCPNAQYIMKTDSDIFVNMDNLVFNLLRPNAKPRRRFFTGHVINGGPIRDVRSKWFMSRDLYPDSRYPPFCSGTGYVFSGDIAELIYKTSLHTRLLHLEDVYVGLCLRKLGIRPFQNGGFNHWKMSYSLCRYRKVLTVHQISPEEILRIWNDMSNKKHLKC